In the Thermococcus sp. MAR1 genome, one interval contains:
- a CDS encoding TIGR01177 family methyltransferase, with the protein MLYVEILGNLPEMARDEVKAMLELAGGEIAGQDYLFLKVNADERVFPFLDRLGLTHEYGELIIEAESVEELLEKAKEVEWPIEGAFKVDTETMANCRHNVLDLPRKLGAVIHAQGFRVNLSRPDTLVRVYCGERLYAGIQLRFFDPKDFEGRKAHHRPFFRPISLHPRVSRALVNLTGARKELLDPMMGAGGILIEAGLLGLKVYGVDIRPEMVEGAEMNLRHYGIKNYELKLGDATKLEELFDKKFEAVATDPPYGTSATLAGRKREELYRKVLESIYGVLEPGGRLAIAFPASFDGKKEAEKVGFKLVGRYYQRVHKSLERYFYVFEK; encoded by the coding sequence ATGCTCTACGTTGAGATACTCGGAAACCTGCCCGAGATGGCGAGGGACGAGGTAAAGGCCATGCTCGAACTGGCCGGAGGAGAGATAGCAGGCCAGGACTACCTTTTCCTCAAGGTGAATGCCGACGAGCGGGTCTTTCCGTTCCTTGATCGCCTTGGCCTGACCCACGAGTACGGCGAGCTTATTATTGAAGCCGAATCGGTGGAGGAGCTCTTAGAGAAGGCGAAAGAAGTCGAGTGGCCGATTGAAGGAGCATTCAAGGTTGACACAGAGACCATGGCCAACTGCAGGCACAACGTCCTTGACCTCCCAAGGAAGCTCGGCGCGGTTATACACGCCCAGGGCTTCCGCGTGAACCTCTCAAGGCCGGACACTCTGGTCAGGGTCTACTGCGGCGAGAGACTCTACGCCGGGATACAGCTTAGGTTCTTCGACCCCAAGGACTTCGAGGGCAGAAAGGCCCACCACAGGCCGTTTTTCAGGCCGATTTCCCTCCACCCGAGGGTTTCAAGGGCTCTTGTGAACCTGACCGGGGCAAGGAAAGAACTCCTCGACCCCATGATGGGCGCCGGTGGCATTCTGATTGAGGCAGGCCTTCTCGGACTGAAGGTTTACGGGGTGGACATAAGGCCGGAGATGGTCGAAGGCGCCGAAATGAACCTCAGACACTACGGAATAAAGAACTACGAGCTGAAGCTCGGCGACGCAACTAAGCTGGAGGAGCTGTTTGATAAAAAGTTCGAGGCCGTAGCCACAGACCCGCCCTACGGGACCTCGGCGACCCTCGCTGGAAGAAAAAGGGAGGAGCTGTACAGGAAGGTATTGGAGAGCATTTACGGGGTTCTTGAACCCGGTGGAAGGCTGGCGATAGCCTTTCCGGCGAGCTTTGACGGGAAAAAGGAGGCTGAAAAGGTCGGCTTCAAACTGGTCGGGAGATACTACCAGAGGGTTCACAAGAGCCTGGAGAGGTACTTCTACGTGTTTGAGAAGTGA
- the cas5 gene encoding CRISPR-associated protein Cas5, with product MSELLGLVLEVKPLQAHFRIPYNSLLLDSYPFPPRTTAIGLIAGAMGLPESGYRELLGKLRYGVIIEDPGARVEETAAIRKLTHIQRKDYDKNRGEWPIYPIKKILFHGPHYRLFFAGDERTIERAYEALLDPVFTPYLGDSESLMYPAKREYARIVSVEAGKETTLRSLIPAKEWGRGGRFLVMRRNNLTPREYRMPVGFTYQRTSRRAVYKRIIAFAGGFVEMANEIDVLLFDGEPVFVF from the coding sequence GTGAGTGAGTTGCTGGGCCTCGTCCTTGAGGTTAAGCCCCTGCAGGCCCATTTCAGGATACCATACAACTCCCTCCTCCTCGACAGCTACCCCTTTCCGCCGAGGACGACCGCGATAGGGCTAATCGCCGGAGCTATGGGCCTGCCGGAGAGCGGTTACAGGGAACTCCTGGGGAAGCTGAGGTACGGGGTGATAATAGAGGACCCCGGAGCAAGGGTTGAGGAGACTGCGGCGATCAGAAAGCTCACACATATCCAGAGGAAGGACTACGATAAAAACAGAGGAGAGTGGCCAATATACCCAATAAAAAAGATTCTGTTCCACGGGCCGCACTACAGGCTCTTCTTCGCCGGGGACGAAAGGACAATAGAACGGGCATACGAGGCACTCCTTGATCCGGTCTTTACACCATACCTTGGGGACAGTGAAAGTTTGATGTACCCTGCAAAGAGAGAATACGCCAGGATCGTTAGTGTCGAGGCTGGGAAAGAGACAACGCTGAGGAGCCTGATCCCTGCAAAGGAATGGGGCAGGGGTGGGAGGTTCCTCGTGATGAGGCGAAACAACCTGACGCCGAGGGAGTACAGGATGCCGGTCGGGTTCACCTACCAGAGAACGAGCAGAAGGGCGGTTTACAAGAGGATCATAGCATTCGCCGGTGGCTTCGTGGAGATGGCAAATGAGATAGACGTGCTACTCTTCGATGGGGAACCGGTTTTTGTGTTTTGA
- a CDS encoding HAD family hydrolase translates to MWVVFDVDGVLIDVSESYDLAVKLTIEYFLRLFGIEREIKSEWVRELRRKGSFGDDFKVSEALILFALSGRAGELVDEFPEGGTIEWVREKFGFQVFGGSIERVFNTFYLGMEYPERLFDFPGLWRKERPIVRKELLERASERFKLGVVTGRSSLEMELAEKIIGFRFENAVTREVYLKPDPRALWELVRGEPGVYIGDTTNDGLFVENYRRRYGRKFDFVMVGRDVGDVNEFLTELLTEEQT, encoded by the coding sequence ATGTGGGTAGTGTTCGACGTTGACGGAGTGCTCATAGACGTGAGCGAGAGCTACGATTTGGCAGTTAAGCTCACGATCGAGTACTTCCTCAGGCTCTTTGGAATCGAGAGGGAGATAAAGTCCGAGTGGGTCAGGGAGCTGAGGAGAAAGGGTTCCTTTGGCGATGATTTCAAAGTCAGCGAGGCGCTGATACTCTTTGCCCTCTCCGGAAGGGCAGGGGAGCTCGTTGATGAATTCCCGGAGGGTGGAACCATAGAGTGGGTTCGCGAGAAGTTCGGCTTTCAGGTCTTCGGCGGGAGTATCGAGAGGGTCTTCAACACGTTCTACCTGGGGATGGAGTACCCGGAGAGGCTCTTTGACTTCCCGGGACTGTGGAGAAAAGAGCGTCCCATCGTCAGGAAGGAACTCCTGGAGAGGGCCTCCGAGCGCTTCAAGCTGGGGGTGGTCACCGGGAGGAGCTCCCTTGAGATGGAGCTGGCGGAGAAGATAATCGGGTTCAGGTTCGAAAACGCCGTTACGAGGGAGGTCTATCTCAAACCAGACCCCAGGGCACTGTGGGAGCTAGTGAGGGGCGAGCCAGGGGTCTACATAGGCGACACGACAAACGACGGGCTCTTCGTGGAGAACTACCGGAGGAGGTACGGGAGAAAGTTCGACTTCGTCATGGTGGGGCGGGACGTGGGGGACGTCAACGAGTTCCTGACGGAACTGCTGACCGAGGAACAAACTTAA
- a CDS encoding putative toxin-antitoxin system toxin component, PIN family, which produces MAQRIKVVLDTSVLISALKSKDLSKSPAWKIIKALQEGEIVNFVSNEIIEEMQTQVLGIGLETGLTRRALRILTIVLKNSITVRPRKKLSHDIDFIKKLKDPNDAKFFDVAYAKKVDYIISENTKHILQMRDETTKTYRFDGRNVKILGAGEFVREVLR; this is translated from the coding sequence ATGGCACAGAGGATTAAGGTTGTTCTGGATACTTCAGTCCTCATAAGCGCACTGAAGTCCAAGGACCTTTCCAAGTCTCCTGCATGGAAAATCATAAAGGCGTTGCAGGAGGGAGAAATTGTAAACTTCGTCTCGAATGAGATTATCGAGGAGATGCAGACCCAGGTTCTGGGAATTGGGCTTGAAACTGGACTCACGAGACGTGCGTTGCGAATTCTGACGATAGTTCTCAAGAACAGTATCACGGTCCGTCCACGGAAAAAGCTCTCTCACGACATTGATTTCATTAAGAAACTGAAAGACCCAAACGACGCCAAGTTCTTCGACGTTGCTTATGCCAAGAAGGTGGACTACATTATCTCGGAAAACACGAAACACATCCTCCAAATGCGTGATGAAACAACTAAAACTTATCGTTTTGACGGTAGAAATGTCAAAATTTTGGGGGCCGGGGAATTCGTGAGAGAAGTTTTGAGATGA
- a CDS encoding RNA-guided endonuclease TnpB family protein, with protein sequence MPSETIKLTAKFKLKTIPDGLDKLFSTYRGIVNFLITYAFENNVTSFYRLKKETYKGLRKEYPELPSHYLYTACQMATAIFKGYRKRKRKGKAKGKPVFKKEVIMLDDHLFKLDSENKTIKLSTPNGRISLEFCPAKYHEKFKDWKVGQAWLVRTPKGVFVNVVFSKEVKVREPSAFVGVDLNENNVTLSLPNGEFVQIITHEREIRTGYYVKRRRIQRKLRTGRKRKELLEKYGERERNRLNDLYHKLANKIVKLAEKYGGIALEDLTEIRDSIKYSAEMNGRLHRWSFRKLQSIIEYKAKLRGVRVVFVNPAHTSSLCPVCGGKLSPNGHRILKCLNCRFEADRDVVGSWNIRLRALRMWGVPVPPEGQPMKMGGWKVSRNDVYGLYTSYG encoded by the coding sequence ATGCCGAGTGAAACAATCAAACTAACTGCAAAATTCAAGCTCAAAACAATTCCAGATGGATTAGATAAGCTTTTCTCCACTTACCGAGGAATCGTGAACTTTCTGATTACTTACGCCTTCGAGAACAACGTTACCAGCTTTTACCGGCTGAAGAAGGAGACTTACAAAGGCTTACGCAAGGAGTATCCAGAACTCCCGAGTCATTACCTTTACACGGCCTGCCAGATGGCGACGGCAATATTCAAGGGTTACAGGAAGAGGAAGCGGAAGGGAAAAGCTAAGGGGAAGCCAGTATTCAAAAAAGAAGTCATAATGCTCGACGACCACTTGTTCAAACTTGACTCGGAGAATAAAACCATAAAACTCTCCACTCCGAACGGGAGAATTTCCTTAGAGTTTTGTCCTGCAAAGTATCACGAGAAGTTCAAGGACTGGAAGGTCGGTCAAGCCTGGCTCGTTAGAACGCCTAAGGGTGTTTTCGTGAATGTAGTCTTCTCTAAGGAGGTTAAGGTTAGAGAACCTTCAGCCTTTGTTGGCGTGGACTTGAACGAGAATAACGTAACCCTCTCCCTCCCAAACGGTGAATTCGTTCAAATCATTACTCATGAAAGGGAAATTAGGACGGGCTACTATGTGAAGAGGCGGAGAATTCAAAGAAAGTTGAGAACCGGCAGGAAAAGGAAAGAGCTTCTTGAAAAATACGGGGAGAGAGAAAGGAACAGGCTTAACGACTTGTATCACAAGTTAGCGAATAAAATCGTTAAGCTGGCGGAGAAGTATGGTGGTATTGCTCTGGAAGACTTGACGGAAATCAGGGACTCAATTAAATATTCCGCCGAGATGAATGGGAGACTTCACAGGTGGAGTTTTCGCAAACTTCAATCAATCATTGAATACAAGGCTAAACTAAGGGGAGTTAGGGTTGTTTTCGTGAATCCGGCTCATACTTCTTCCCTGTGCCCGGTATGTGGGGGGAAATTAAGCCCGAATGGACACAGGATTTTGAAGTGTTTAAACTGTAGGTTTGAGGCCGACCGTGATGTTGTTGGGAGTTGGAATATCCGTTTAAGAGCCCTGAGGATGTGGGGAGTCCCCGTTCCCCCCGAAGGCCAGCCGATGAAGATGGGAGGCTGGAAGGTCAGCCGTAACGACGTTTACGGACTTTACACAAGTTACGGCTGA
- the cas6 gene encoding CRISPR-associated endoribonuclease Cas6 produces the protein MRLKLSFEVNEGTFERPNKHSVQGFIYNMLKGTEYGAKHDQPRFKFFTFSDFFRENSHWTFFIASPDPGFIKTLYSGIRGRETVYIGRHELRVAELKKFKLPLRRAFQTGSPVVLYKNAESNEYFKLHQHRDLRFFLQRLKENAERKYEAFYGEPFELDGPIFDRLIPKLRSNGKLDVYVKVVKNGVPFPVIGSNWELLEREHIAPHERRFYRFIMDAGLGEKNSLGFGFINPLRR, from the coding sequence ATGAGGCTAAAACTGTCGTTCGAGGTTAACGAAGGTACGTTTGAGAGGCCCAACAAGCACTCGGTGCAGGGCTTCATATACAACATGCTGAAAGGTACTGAATACGGTGCCAAACACGACCAGCCACGCTTCAAGTTCTTCACGTTCTCCGACTTCTTCAGGGAAAACAGCCACTGGACGTTTTTTATAGCCTCCCCCGATCCGGGGTTCATAAAGACGCTGTATTCAGGGATCAGGGGCAGGGAGACGGTTTACATCGGCAGGCACGAGCTCCGTGTGGCCGAGTTGAAAAAGTTCAAGCTTCCGCTCAGAAGGGCCTTCCAGACCGGTTCCCCCGTGGTTCTCTACAAAAACGCCGAGTCCAACGAGTACTTTAAACTGCATCAGCACCGCGACCTGAGGTTCTTCCTCCAGAGGCTTAAAGAGAACGCCGAGAGGAAGTACGAGGCCTTCTACGGCGAACCCTTTGAGCTCGATGGACCAATTTTCGACAGGCTGATACCGAAGCTCAGGAGCAACGGCAAGCTCGACGTTTACGTCAAGGTCGTCAAGAACGGGGTTCCTTTCCCTGTAATCGGCTCCAACTGGGAGCTCCTTGAGAGGGAGCACATAGCACCGCACGAGAGGCGTTTCTACCGCTTCATAATGGACGCTGGTCTGGGTGAAAAGAACAGCCTTGGCTTTGGGTTTATCAACCCGCTCAGGAGGTGA
- the cas7i gene encoding type I-B CRISPR-associated protein Cas7/Cst2/DevR, which produces MKAIEVVTLTKVEGANLNSNGTEGVIAVLKKVRDPVDGREYVRVSGQSVKYHLRQLLKELGWELSPVVPKPGEKSKEVIVSAGEPHKYIDDDLFGYMLAGKTVGGVKDPKRTAVVRTNGMISLFPYMEDRDFGVRYDPSGDNHNIYETEITTNVMRGNFFIELDRLGAFKEGLEVPKLEGLEVVKEKDATGREVTFYVLPKEEREKRLRAILEAIMNYHGGAKLSNFFTKTYPEVMVVALLKRKVPVIGDALAVKPGYVDGKLVLDVDRLKETVETFEDNIGRLYIGIFESRFANVDELKKAFEGKDNVEIMSMRELRKRIDKLELGE; this is translated from the coding sequence ATGAAGGCCATAGAAGTCGTTACCCTCACCAAGGTTGAGGGTGCAAACCTGAACTCGAACGGAACTGAAGGAGTTATAGCCGTCCTCAAAAAGGTACGCGACCCTGTTGATGGGAGGGAATACGTTCGTGTCTCCGGCCAGAGCGTCAAGTACCATCTGAGGCAGCTCCTGAAGGAACTCGGCTGGGAGCTCAGCCCGGTCGTTCCTAAGCCCGGGGAGAAGAGCAAGGAGGTCATAGTGTCGGCCGGCGAGCCACACAAATACATAGACGATGACCTCTTCGGCTACATGCTGGCGGGCAAAACAGTCGGGGGTGTCAAAGACCCCAAAAGAACCGCAGTTGTGAGAACCAACGGCATGATATCCCTTTTCCCCTACATGGAGGACAGGGACTTTGGAGTTCGCTATGACCCGAGCGGGGACAACCACAACATCTACGAGACGGAGATAACGACAAACGTCATGCGCGGCAACTTCTTCATCGAGCTGGACAGGCTGGGTGCCTTCAAGGAGGGCCTCGAGGTCCCCAAGCTTGAAGGCCTTGAGGTCGTAAAGGAAAAAGATGCTACGGGAAGGGAAGTTACATTCTACGTCCTGCCAAAGGAGGAGCGCGAGAAGAGGCTGAGGGCAATCCTTGAGGCCATAATGAACTACCACGGCGGTGCAAAGCTCAGCAACTTCTTCACCAAGACCTACCCAGAGGTCATGGTCGTGGCTCTGCTGAAGAGGAAGGTTCCCGTTATAGGGGACGCCCTCGCAGTGAAGCCCGGCTACGTTGACGGAAAACTCGTCCTCGACGTTGATAGGCTGAAAGAGACCGTCGAGACCTTTGAGGACAACATCGGGAGACTCTACATCGGCATCTTCGAGAGTCGCTTTGCCAACGTTGATGAGCTGAAGAAGGCCTTTGAAGGAAAGGATAACGTCGAAATCATGAGTATGAGGGAGCTGAGGAAGAGGATAGACAAACTTGAACTCGGTGAGTGA